The Gemmatimonas sp. UBA7669 sequence GGTTTGACCAGACCGATCTCCCCTGGATCAAGCCCTCACCCAACATGCCCAATCTGGTGAGCGCGCTCATCTATCCGGCGCTGGTGCCGTTCGAGGCCAGCAATGTTTCGGTGGGACGGGGCACCAACGAACCCTTCCAGCGTTTCGGCGCACCCTGGCTGCGCGCGGACTCGGTGGCCCGGCTGCTCGAAGACTTGTCGCTGACGGGGGTGCGATTCCGGCCGGAGCGCTTCACGCCGGAGAAGCCGGGTGACAACAAGTACAACGGCCGGGCCATCCCTGGCGTGCGCATCGAGGTGCTGGACCGCGAGCGGGTGCAGCCGGCCCGCGTGGGGGCCGCCATCCTGTGGGCGCTGGCCCGCGTCCACGGCGACTCCCTTCGCGTCACGCCAGCCGGTTGGGACATGCGCATGGGTTCGGCCGCCCTGCGCGAAGCCCTCATGAGTGGGGCGGACCCGGACGCCGTGCTCGACCGCGCCCTGCCGGACATTCTCGCCTTTGAGAAAGATGCCCGGCGCTTCCATCTCTACCGTTGATGCACGGGCGCTTCTAGCTTTCCCCGGCTAGTCCCGAGCCCGGCCATGCCGGGCGGGATGGCCGAACTGCTCGGCCCCGGTCCGTCAACCGCGTCGTGATGCAAGCACTCTGGAACGCCATCGTCAAAGGATACCTGGCCGTCATCGCCCCCGTGGCGGACTGGTTGGTCGCCAAGCGTGTGCGTCCCAACACCATCACGACCATCGGCACGCTGTGCACCTGCACGGCAGGCGTGATCTTCGCCACCGGCCACATTCGCACCGGTGGCTGGTTTCTGGGGCTCACGGCGCTCTTCGACGTGCTCGATGGCACCGTGGCCCGTCGCACGGGGACCACGTCCGCGTTCGGCGCGTTCTACGATTCCACGCTCGATCGCGTGGCGGATGGCTTTCTGCTGGGCGGGCTGGTGGTGTTCTATGCCACGCACCCGCGCCACATGAACGACGGCATGGTCATTGTGTCCGTGCTGGCGCTCATTGCGACGTTTCTGACGTCGTACACCAACGCGCGCGCCGAGGGCCTCGGCTTTTCGGCGCGCGTTGGCGTGCTGCAACGCCCCGAGCGCATCACGCTGTTGTCCGCGCCTCAGGCGTTCTTTGGTCTGGCGCTCGACGGCTGGGTGCTCGGCGTCATCGTCAGCCTGCTCATGGTGACGGCCTGGATCACGTTCTTCCAGCGTCTGGCGTACGTGCATCGCATCTCCACCGCTGCTCCGACCTCTACCTCTCCTGGAGAATAAACGCAGTGTCCGACTCGACCCGCGGCACCCCCGCGTCCATTGCCCCGGCTACCGGGAAGCTCGCCATTTTCACGCCGGGCCTCGGCGCCGTGGCGACGACGTTCATTGCCGGTGTCGAGCGCGTGCGCCGCGGCCTGTCGGTGCCCATCGGCTCGCTCACGCAGATGGCCACCATCCGCCTCGGCAAGCGCACGGACAACCGCAGCCCGCTCATCAAGGACTTCGTGCCGCTCGCGTCGCTCGACGACATCGTCTTCGGTGCGTGGGATCCCATTCCGGATGACGCGTACACGGCCGCGACCAAGGCCGGTGTGCTCGTGAAGGATGACATCGAGCCCATCGCCGATTTCCTCAAGAGCGTCAAGCCGATGCCGGCGGTGTTCGAAAGCCGCTACGTCACGCGCATCACCGGCGCGACGAACGTGAAGACGGGCAAGAACAAGAAGGAACTCGCCGAGCAGCTGCGCGCCGACATCCGCAACTTCATGGCGGCCAACGGCGCCACGCGCGGTGCAATGGTGTGGTGCGGATCCACCGAGACGTACATCAAGGCCGGCCCGCAGCATCAGACCATCGAAGCGTTCGAGAAGGCCATGGAGGAGAACGACGACGCGATCGCGCCGTCGATGCTCTACGCCTACGCTGCCATCATGGAAGGCGTGGCCTACTGCAACGGTGCGCCCAACCTGTCCGCCGATTTCCCGGCCATGGTGGAGTTGGCGAACCGTCAGGGCGTGCCGATCTCCGGCAAGGACTTCAAGACGGGCCAGACGTGGATGAAGACCGTCATCGCGCCGGGCATGAAGGCGCGCATGCTGGGCCTCGAGGGCTGGTACTCCACCAACATCCTCGGCAACCGCGACGGTGAAGTGCTCGACGATCCGGCGTCGTTCAAGACGAAGGAAGAGTCCAAGCTCTCCGTGCTGCACACCATCCTGCAGCCCGAAAAGTATCCCGAGCTGTACAAGGATTTCTCGCACGTCGTGCGCATCAATTACTACCCGCCGCGCGGCGACAACAAGGAAGGCTGGGACAACATCGACATCAAGGGCTGGCTCGGCTACCCGATGCAGATCAAGGTCAACTTCCTGTGCCGCGACTCCATCCTGGCGGCGCCGCTGGTGCTCGACCTCGCCCTGTTCTCCGACTTCGCGCAGCGCGCGGGCATGAAGGGGATTCAGGAATGGTTAAGCTTCTATTACAAGGCGCCTACGGTGGCTGCGGGGCTGCAGCCCGAGCATGATCTTTTCATTCAGCAGACCAAGCTGAAGAACACGCTCCGTCACCTCATGGGTGAGGAGCAGATCACCCACCTCGGGCTCGAGTACTACCAATCATGACCATCCTGCGCGCGCGTCTCGTACGTCGCGCGGCCCTGCTCGTCGCCGCCGGCCTTGCCATGGCCGGCTGCGACGCGGGACGGCCGCCGGCGGGGCAGCTTCGTTTCCGGACCGACGACTTCGTCATCCGTGTGTCATCCGAAACCCGCCCGACGCGCGCGCTGGAGCCCATTTACTGGCGAGTCACGGTGCACGATGCGGAAACCGGCCTGCCCATTTCGGGCGGGCAGGGCCGCATCTTCGCCACCAATCAGGACATGAAGACCGTGTCCAATGGGCTCGAAGAGACCCAGGAGCTGGGCACCTATCGCAGCAATCTCATGTACGTGACGGCCGGCATGTGGGCCATGGCCATCCAGTTCCGTCGCGATTCCACGCAGGTGTTGCAGAAGACCGTCGACTGGACGCAGGACATTCTGTCGGCCGACGAGCCTGGCAATTTTGAGACACCGCAGACCACGCGTCGCGATCCGAATCCGGCGGCGCAGGACTCCGCGGCTGTGCCGCCCGCATCGCCGTCGGCCACGCCGCCGGCCGCCGCACCCAAGAAGAACTGACATGAAGCTGTATCATCGCACCACGCTTACGCCCGACGTCGTGCTGGAGTCGGCCGACACGCACTTTGCTGCGCTTGGGCTCACGCGTACGTCGGCTGATGCGCGCACGCGCGCCTACACCGGCGCCCTCGGTACGTTGCGTGTGACCGTGCGCATGGAAGGAGGACACTACACGCTGGTGGAGGGGCACACCGATCAGATCGGGGAGAGCCGTCTCGACAAGGGCGTGAAAAAGTTCTTCAACGTCCTGCACCGCACAGCGGACCCCCGGCACCTCATCGCGGCGGGATACTGATGGCCGAGGACCGCGTCGGTCGCAATATCGGCGTCGGGTGCTTTACATTCTTCATCGGCGCCGTGAGCGGATCCATGACGGGAGTCGGGATCGGCAAGCTCATGGGGTTCTTCAATCGCTGTACGCCAGAGCCCGGCCTGCCTGCCTGTGAGTGGT is a genomic window containing:
- a CDS encoding CDP-alcohol phosphatidyltransferase family protein, whose translation is MQALWNAIVKGYLAVIAPVADWLVAKRVRPNTITTIGTLCTCTAGVIFATGHIRTGGWFLGLTALFDVLDGTVARRTGTTSAFGAFYDSTLDRVADGFLLGGLVVFYATHPRHMNDGMVIVSVLALIATFLTSYTNARAEGLGFSARVGVLQRPERITLLSAPQAFFGLALDGWVLGVIVSLLMVTAWITFFQRLAYVHRISTAAPTSTSPGE
- a CDS encoding inositol-3-phosphate synthase codes for the protein MSDSTRGTPASIAPATGKLAIFTPGLGAVATTFIAGVERVRRGLSVPIGSLTQMATIRLGKRTDNRSPLIKDFVPLASLDDIVFGAWDPIPDDAYTAATKAGVLVKDDIEPIADFLKSVKPMPAVFESRYVTRITGATNVKTGKNKKELAEQLRADIRNFMAANGATRGAMVWCGSTETYIKAGPQHQTIEAFEKAMEENDDAIAPSMLYAYAAIMEGVAYCNGAPNLSADFPAMVELANRQGVPISGKDFKTGQTWMKTVIAPGMKARMLGLEGWYSTNILGNRDGEVLDDPASFKTKEESKLSVLHTILQPEKYPELYKDFSHVVRINYYPPRGDNKEGWDNIDIKGWLGYPMQIKVNFLCRDSILAAPLVLDLALFSDFAQRAGMKGIQEWLSFYYKAPTVAAGLQPEHDLFIQQTKLKNTLRHLMGEEQITHLGLEYYQS